The region CCAGCAGCTGGAAACTGGAGTGGCACTATATTAAATGCAATCTTGTTTCATTTTCCTAAGAATAAATCTTTACCTAGATGTGGAATTGTTCATCGTCTTGATAAGGATACAACAGGTTTAATGGTGGTTGCAAAAGATGAAGTAACCCAATCAAATCTCATTAAACAATTGCAGTCAAAAAAAGTATTTAGGGAATATAGGGCAATTGTCTGGGGTCAGGTGCTTGTAAATAAGTCAATTGATCTTCCGATAGGGCGACACCCATCAGTTAGAACAAAAATGGCCATAAATAAAAATAATGGAAAGAATGCTGTTACCCATTATGAAGTTCTTGAACGGTTCATAATGCATAGTTATTTGAGGTGCAAGCTTGAGACTGGAAGAACACATCAAATAAGAGTTCATATGAATCACAATACATCTCCTATTGTTGGAGACCAGACTTATGGGCTCAAGAAAATCATCCCTACAAAAGAAATATCATTAGCATTGAAGGATGCGACTATTAACTTTCCCAGACAGGCACTTCATTCAAGTTCATTGGGCTTGATTCATCCAAAGACTAAAGAGAATATGCGTTGGGATATCGATCTCCCTGAAGATATGAAAACACTTCTTGATCTAATAAGGCATGAAAGCTCAATTTCTAACTAATGCTTAATACTATAGATAACATAAATGTATTTGAGCCCGAATGGGATGTCCCCAAAAATATTTTCGCCTTACAAACAATAAGAAATTCTGACTCCGGTAAGGAGCCCTTAAAAAAAAATAAAACAAAACCATTAACTAATTTTGGTCTTGAATTTATTAATAAAAAGGCAATACGGTTAAATCAATCACATAGCAATATTCCTATTGAGTTACCATCTGATGAACGAGATGCTGATGCTTCATACACAACACAGAACAAAGTGATCTGCTCAATAAGAACAGCTGACTGTATGCCCTTATTGGTTACAGATGAAGAGGGAAGTTTTGTTGCTGCTATTCACGCAGGCTGGCGAGGACTGACATCTGGAATTATTGAAAATACCTTAAAAAAAATTAATGTAAAAGGCAAATTTATAGTTTGGATTGGTCCGCATATTAGCCAAGATTTTTTTGAGGTAGGTGCTGAAGTAAGAAATATTTTTTTGGAAAATGACCCATTTTCCGCAGAGGCATTTAAAAATGGAGCTAACGGGAAATATTTTCTTTCTATGCTCAAAGTAGCTGAGCTTAAGTTATTTTACTTAGGTGTAGAAAAAATATACATTACGAAAAATTTTTGCACTTACAAAAATGCTAATAATTATTACTCATATCGCAGAGATGCTTCCAAAGAGAGGATGACCTCCTTAGCATGGATAGAAGAATAATTTTATTTCATCTTACCTAACTTCAAACTATAATAGATTACTTTTTTAT is a window of Methylophilales bacterium DNA encoding:
- the rluD gene encoding 23S rRNA pseudouridine(1911/1915/1917) synthase RluD, with amino-acid sequence MKQEKLELIIPKKLTGKRIDIALQELMADYSRAKLQAWIKSGFILLDSKKISSKDIVLGGEIVSVEVQQDEKILQFEPENISLNIVYEDENLFVINKNQNMVVHPAAGNWSGTILNAILFHFPKNKSLPRCGIVHRLDKDTTGLMVVAKDEVTQSNLIKQLQSKKVFREYRAIVWGQVLVNKSIDLPIGRHPSVRTKMAINKNNGKNAVTHYEVLERFIMHSYLRCKLETGRTHQIRVHMNHNTSPIVGDQTYGLKKIIPTKEISLALKDATINFPRQALHSSSLGLIHPKTKENMRWDIDLPEDMKTLLDLIRHESSISN
- the pgeF gene encoding peptidoglycan editing factor PgeF, with the translated sequence MLNTIDNINVFEPEWDVPKNIFALQTIRNSDSGKEPLKKNKTKPLTNFGLEFINKKAIRLNQSHSNIPIELPSDERDADASYTTQNKVICSIRTADCMPLLVTDEEGSFVAAIHAGWRGLTSGIIENTLKKINVKGKFIVWIGPHISQDFFEVGAEVRNIFLENDPFSAEAFKNGANGKYFLSMLKVAELKLFYLGVEKIYITKNFCTYKNANNYYSYRRDASKERMTSLAWIEE